ACCGAATATGACATTTTTCTGGCCTGACATTCTCCTCATCGTTAAATTCCTTCAGGAGAATAAAGGTAAGCTCCCAAAAGAAGCAGCTGACAGAACAATAATCAGCAGATCGTATTATGCTGCCTTTTCGCATGTAAAATATTATGCAGGAGATAATCTGGATTTCAGGCCAAATAATAACCCGGAAGATCATCTGCTCATACGTTCATTCCTTAGGTCCAAAGGTGAATATAAACTTGCAAGGAAACTCCAGGATCTTCGCGGATGGAGAAATAATGCTGACTATGATGACCCCGCATATACAGTAAATGAAAATAATGTCAAAATGTCCATAAAATATGCAGAGGATATCATTGAAGCATTCAAATAAACCATCAAACTCCAAATTATTCTTACATCATCCGGATGTTAGTCCGGTTCAGCCGGAAATCTGCCGAAAATATCCGGAAAATAAATTAAAGCCTTAAACATTAAGATGTATGTAATATCCGGGATATTTGTCCGGGAACAGACGAAAGGAAATTAATTATGAGAAAAATATCAGAGAAAAAACTCATCGCCGGAATTATCATTCTGGCTGTAATATTTATGGCCGTAACTTTTGCATTTATTCTGCCAAAAAATCCGGTTTACAACCCGGAAGTCAGTGACACCCCGAATCCCGGAGATGGAAAAGATATGCAGACGGCATCCGGGGAAAAGCCTGATTTAAATACTCTCAGAATTCTTGCAACTCCGGATATACACAGCCACATATTCCCGATGAGTGATAATGATACAGGGACACGAATCGGACGCATTGCTGCACTTGCAGATACGCTTGGAGAAGAAGATGACAATACGCTCTATCTCTTTGCAGGCGATCTCGGAGAGGGCAGTTTTTATCATATGTATTCCGGAATTCCGGAAGTTAAATCATACTCAATGGCGGGTGTTGACGCTGCTGTGCCCGGAAACCATGCCTTTGATTTCTCAACCGGAAATTTTAAGCAGTGGGTAACAAATGCCTCATATCCTGTCGTCTGTGCAAACCTCGATTTCACAGATCCGGAACTGAACCAGTCTGTAAAGGACTATACAGTCCTTAATGCCGGAGGGATGAAGGTAGGCGTATTCGGTATAATTACACCTCAGCTTGATAAGATAGTGAAACTCGGCGATGATGTAATTCTGTACAGGAATACCACAGAGATGGGTAATCTGGCAGTAAAATCACTGAAGAACGAAGGTGTGGATATAATTATTGCCCTCACACACCAGGAGAAGGATGAAGAACTCCCATTTGCAGAGTATGTGTCCGGAATTGACCTTATCATAGGAGGGCATGACCATCTGGTCTGGAATGAGACAGTAACTTCACCGGATGGCAGAAATACTCTGATTGTCCATTCCGGAAAATATGGTGAAGAGCTGGACACTGTGGATCTCACAGTCGGGGACGGAGATGTTATTGACAGTTCAATCGGGCGTTATCAGATTACGGAGGATATGCCTGATGACGATGCCATCACATCTTATGTAATGTCATATTATGAAAACTACACAGAGAGCCTCTCCAAACCTATAGGGTACACAACCGTGCCTCTTGACTTACGGCAATCTGCTCTTAGAACAGGTGAGACAAATGCCGGAGATCTCGTTGCTGATTCAATACGGAAAAATGTTCCCGGAGTCGATGTCGCACTGATAAATTCAGGAGCGATAAGGGGTGACTGCATCATACCTGCCGGAGAGATAACATACCTGACTGTCAGTAAAATTCTCCCTTATGAAAATATAATCGTCAAAATTGAGATGACAGGTGAGGAGATTAAGGATACCCTTGAGAGATCAGCCTCTGCAATAATTGTTGACGGTGACAACTGCCCTGGTGAGTACAGACTGCCATCCGGAGGTTTTTTGCAGGTTTCGGGGATAAATTTTGAGATAAATACAGAGGCAGAGACTTTCTGCTTAGATTATGATGCAGATTCATCTCCTGCTAACCAGGCTGGTTCTGATTCAGAAACAAAATCTGCAACCATTAAGTGTGCAGGCATGCGGATCGAAAACCTGTCACTGGTGACAGAATCAGGCATTGTGCCCCTTGATCCTTCTAAAACCTACACTGTTGCCGTAAATGATTATATCTCCGGCGGAGGGGACGGATATACCAATCTGGAGGCAATCCCTGAAAGCCGGAAGTATAATACCGAGATTAACCTGGAAAATCTTCTGACTGATGATATTGTCAAAAACTCACCGATAACACCAGGTACTGACAGAAGGATCAAAGTCCTGCGGTGATATTTTTCAAAAACTCTCGCTTTTTTTTACCGGAATAAAGAATTATAACACCGAATATTGGCATAAATAATATTTTTAAACTGCCATGCCGGAGATGAAGCAAAGATAAATGAACCCTGAAATATAACAATAGTTAATGATCTCCCGGATAAGGATTAAAAACTTTAAGAGTATTAAAGAAACGGAGATAAATCCGGATGCCGTAAATATAATAATTGGTTCAAATAACTCTGGAAAATCAAATCTTCTTGAAGCTCTGGAGTATTATTCACGTTCACTTACAGTACCTCTAAGTGAATTGTTTGGCCCAAGGCCCTTTTCATTCCCGGATGTATTCCATAAAGGTTCAGACATCAAAACAGAAGGCCTTGAGATTGACCTGGCATTCAGGAAATTTACAGAAAATACAAAAATATCAGATAAAGAGTCAGAAGTTACCCATTCATACCGGATAGATTCAGTTTACAATTCCAAAGGCTATCCAAAATTCATACCGGTTGTGAAATATGAAGAGATAATCTCACAATATTACAATAAAATTGTTGAAAATCAGGACCAGATCCTAATGAGAGAACTGGGACAGAAAAGAGAGCTGAAACCGGAATTTATTGATATGTATTATGCCTGCCGGGCAATACGAAAGTTCCAGTTTGTTCCTAAGGAGATTAAAAAGGAACGTGAAATAGATCCTCTTGAATCAAACGTGCCTTTCCTTAAATATAACGGGGAAAACCTTGTCAATGTCCTTTTTACAATGAGGGACAGGGATCCGGAAGCATTCAGGATAATAACAGATGATTTTAAAGATATATTTCCTGATGTCACCGGTTTCTCCTTCACACACCTTGGCGATTACCGGTATGCCATAGAATTTACAAGGAAAATCAACGGCAGTAGCTGGGATTTTATGTCACCACAGATATCAGACGGATTTGTAATCTCGCTTGCTATTCTGACGCTCATTCATATGAATAATTCAAACAGGATTGTTCTCATTGAAGAGATAGAAAACGGACTGAATCCCTTTACACTTGGAAAAATTCTCAATAAAATTATTTTTAACTCTAAAAGGTATGGTACACAGTTCTTCATAACAACACATTCACCAGTGATTCTTGACAGTCTGAGTGATTTTCCGGAACTGATCTTTGTCTGTGAACAGAAAAACGGCAAATCAGAATATATTCCATTAACTGAAAAATTAAATATATTCAGGGGAGATTATATTCCGGGAGAATCACTTGTTGAACTGTGGCTGGAAGGTATTATTGGGGGACTTTAATGACAAAATCAGATAATAAACCAATATTATTTCATCTGATTACCGAAGGTTCAACAGACAGAAAAATTCTTTCTGCAATTATCAGTAAAATTCTTGCCGGCAGATCTCACGATTTTATAGAGATGAGTTCTACTCAAAAGGGAAAGAGAGGCAGACAGGCTATAATCAACAGACCGGATTACTTCTTTAAATTCCTTCACCACGGATTTAACGGAAAGGCAGATGTTTTTGTTATCTGTGTGGATAATGATAATGACAAAGAGGCAGACGGTATTGGCAATGATGTCAAAAGTAAGATTATGGAATTATATAAAGTATTCATAAAAAACAATCCCTGGTATTCGGAAGAATCAGGATATATAAATCCATGTCTTGTATGTGCAGTGCCGGTTAAAACAATGGACTACTGGATGATGGCATTAACCATGAAATTTGAAGAATGCCACAGAATCAATACAGATTTAAACAAAATTTCTTTGACCATAATTAAAGAGAAAGCCTATGGAGAAAAGTATGTATATAAAAGAAAATTTGTTGATGACGCTGCAATAAATAAGAAGACTGATGATATTAAAAAAACTGAATCCATAAATAAATTACGATGCCTGCCCTCATTTCAGGATTTTGAAGAACAACTCCTATACTGCACAGAATAATCATCCACACACCTTCCTTTATGGTTATACGTTGGGAAAAAAAGTTCCCGGCATATAACCATCGATGACTACGAAAAAACCTGAAGTGATCATTGCATATATAATATTGAACAATCAATATATTCGTGATATGTGCTTTCTGCGGAATAAATGTTGTTCATTCCTGCCAATATGGGATATGAACAGCCACATCCGGAAAAAGTATAAGTAAATTTAAAAATTTGTTTAAAATTTGTTTAAAAATTGAACCTTTATTTTGGGTTTAAAAATTTGGTTTAAAATTTGAACCTTCATTTTTGGTTTAAAAATTTGGTTTAAAATTTGAACCTTAATTAAATCAATCAGACGCAACAGGTAAAGATCCGGATTTACATACAAGAGAAGGCCATCCTGAGAGTTAGGGGGGACAGGGAACGGCGAAAAAATAATAATCCGGATTAAGAGAGATTCAGAATGATCTGAAATCCCGGATAATTTATCCGGACATGCAGGATATGATACATTGATCGAATTTAAAAACCTTACCAAAACCTACAACGGAATAAATGCCGTTGACAACCTCTCACTAACAATTGAAAACGGGGAGATATTCGGACTCTTAGGCCCTAACGGTGCCGGTAAGAGTACAACTATTTTAATGCTCTGCGGCCTTATTCAGCCGACATCAGGAGAATGCTTAATCGACGGGACTGAGGTCTCAAAAAACCCGGTGGAAGTCAAGAGAAATATCGGGTATATGCCGGAAGATGTCGGATTTTACCAGAATCTGACAGCGGAGCAGAACCTTTCTTTCTTTGCAAAACTCTATGACATGAATAAGGAACTACGCGATAAGAAGATACCGGAACTTCTTGAACTCGTAGGCCTTGAAGGAGTTGAAAAGACTGTCGGCGGATATTCAAAGGGAATGAGGCAGAGGCTTGGAATTGCCAAAGCCCTGATTAATGACCCGTCAGTGGTGATACTTGACGAGCCGACTGCAAACCTTGACCCGCAGGGAGTTTCAGACTACAGAAAGATTATCAGGCAGATCTCTGACTCTGAAAAGACAGTTCTGGTCTCGTCACATATACTGTCAGAAGTGAGCAAGGTCTGCTCTGATGTCGGAATAATGCAGAAAGGACGGCTTGTACACCGCGGTTCGTGGCAGGAACTCTCCGGCAGCCTGAACATCTGCGGACTTGAGAGCATTATAATCAACCTTGAGGCAGAGTCTGAGATTCCGGAACTTGCGATATCAGATATTACCGGTACTGAGATATCGGCAGACGGCAGGAGAGCAGTAATTACTGCAAAATCAGATGTCCGGTCCGAAA
The sequence above is a segment of the Methanoplanus limicola DSM 2279 genome. Coding sequences within it:
- a CDS encoding HEPN domain-containing protein, translated to MTFFWPDILLIVKFLQENKGKLPKEAADRTIISRSYYAAFSHVKYYAGDNLDFRPNNNPEDHLLIRSFLRSKGEYKLARKLQDLRGWRNNADYDDPAYTVNENNVKMSIKYAEDIIEAFK
- a CDS encoding bifunctional metallophosphatase/5'-nucleotidase, with amino-acid sequence MRKISEKKLIAGIIILAVIFMAVTFAFILPKNPVYNPEVSDTPNPGDGKDMQTASGEKPDLNTLRILATPDIHSHIFPMSDNDTGTRIGRIAALADTLGEEDDNTLYLFAGDLGEGSFYHMYSGIPEVKSYSMAGVDAAVPGNHAFDFSTGNFKQWVTNASYPVVCANLDFTDPELNQSVKDYTVLNAGGMKVGVFGIITPQLDKIVKLGDDVILYRNTTEMGNLAVKSLKNEGVDIIIALTHQEKDEELPFAEYVSGIDLIIGGHDHLVWNETVTSPDGRNTLIVHSGKYGEELDTVDLTVGDGDVIDSSIGRYQITEDMPDDDAITSYVMSYYENYTESLSKPIGYTTVPLDLRQSALRTGETNAGDLVADSIRKNVPGVDVALINSGAIRGDCIIPAGEITYLTVSKILPYENIIVKIEMTGEEIKDTLERSASAIIVDGDNCPGEYRLPSGGFLQVSGINFEINTEAETFCLDYDADSSPANQAGSDSETKSATIKCAGMRIENLSLVTESGIVPLDPSKTYTVAVNDYISGGGDGYTNLEAIPESRKYNTEINLENLLTDDIVKNSPITPGTDRRIKVLR
- a CDS encoding AAA family ATPase yields the protein MISRIRIKNFKSIKETEINPDAVNIIIGSNNSGKSNLLEALEYYSRSLTVPLSELFGPRPFSFPDVFHKGSDIKTEGLEIDLAFRKFTENTKISDKESEVTHSYRIDSVYNSKGYPKFIPVVKYEEIISQYYNKIVENQDQILMRELGQKRELKPEFIDMYYACRAIRKFQFVPKEIKKEREIDPLESNVPFLKYNGENLVNVLFTMRDRDPEAFRIITDDFKDIFPDVTGFSFTHLGDYRYAIEFTRKINGSSWDFMSPQISDGFVISLAILTLIHMNNSNRIVLIEEIENGLNPFTLGKILNKIIFNSKRYGTQFFITTHSPVILDSLSDFPELIFVCEQKNGKSEYIPLTEKLNIFRGDYIPGESLVELWLEGIIGGL
- a CDS encoding ABC transporter ATP-binding protein, producing the protein MIEFKNLTKTYNGINAVDNLSLTIENGEIFGLLGPNGAGKSTTILMLCGLIQPTSGECLIDGTEVSKNPVEVKRNIGYMPEDVGFYQNLTAEQNLSFFAKLYDMNKELRDKKIPELLELVGLEGVEKTVGGYSKGMRQRLGIAKALINDPSVVILDEPTANLDPQGVSDYRKIIRQISDSEKTVLVSSHILSEVSKVCSDVGIMQKGRLVHRGSWQELSGSLNICGLESIIINLEAESEIPELAISDITGTEISADGRRAVITAKSDVRSEISRVLNRNNVLIKELCIDQTTLEDAVLSYYNLEAAN